A DNA window from uncultured Methanoregula sp. contains the following coding sequences:
- a CDS encoding MBOAT family O-acyltransferase, with translation MLFHTWPFLVFLVIVLPVFYALRKTRLWIPWLMAASYFFYGWWNPYYLLLVVYSTALDYFLVTFMDHCPRSGERVDVWGRLTRLRFNDGVLSGAFITSAVATLGILGVAVAGPPTLRPTMGMLGLIFLLMACGALFSSRRVWLVISLFNNLALLLFFKYARFVVENLSAVFAWAHVPIHLTDPASLMPFGFSYVLPVGISFFTFQSLSYTIDFYLGNVQRERNFLRFATFVCFFPQLMAGPIERAKHLLPQFQQFPPIKLQNFTDGLSLFLVGLFKKLALANYLSLYVERVYDNPKAFGAPALAMATFAFAWQIFFDFSGYTDMARGLARLMGFHLILNFNNPYLATGLGEFWTRWHISLSSWFRDYVYIPLGGNRNGAFQTYRNLFITFFISGVWHGAAWTFAIWGALHALGVMITRELERSAYYRERVPRLLKQLGVFAFVCFTWIFFRANSLPDALLIVRRLFTAAWSDPQIPALMVGLALVVWLYQFLYESKLRTLLETGAARVGLAVVMILYMFIFSSGGGTFIYFQF, from the coding sequence ATGCTGTTTCATACCTGGCCGTTTTTGGTGTTCCTGGTGATCGTGCTGCCGGTGTTCTACGCGTTGCGGAAAACCCGGCTGTGGATTCCCTGGCTGATGGCGGCCTCGTATTTCTTTTACGGGTGGTGGAACCCGTATTACCTGCTGCTGGTGGTGTATTCCACCGCGCTGGATTACTTTCTGGTGACGTTCATGGACCACTGCCCGCGCTCGGGCGAACGGGTCGATGTGTGGGGGCGGCTGACGCGGCTGCGTTTTAACGATGGGGTGCTGAGCGGGGCGTTTATCACGTCGGCGGTGGCAACGCTGGGGATTTTGGGCGTGGCGGTGGCCGGGCCGCCGACGTTGCGGCCGACCATGGGGATGCTGGGGCTGATCTTCCTGCTCATGGCGTGCGGGGCGCTCTTCAGCAGCCGGCGGGTGTGGCTGGTGATCAGCCTCTTCAACAACCTGGCGCTGCTGCTCTTTTTCAAGTACGCGCGGTTTGTGGTGGAGAACCTCAGCGCGGTGTTTGCCTGGGCGCATGTGCCGATTCATCTGACCGATCCGGCGTCCCTGATGCCGTTCGGGTTTTCCTATGTGCTGCCGGTGGGGATCTCGTTTTTCACGTTCCAATCGCTGAGTTACACGATCGATTTCTATTTGGGGAACGTGCAACGGGAGCGGAATTTTCTGCGGTTCGCGACGTTTGTGTGTTTCTTTCCGCAGCTGATGGCGGGGCCGATCGAACGGGCGAAGCATTTGCTGCCGCAGTTCCAGCAGTTCCCGCCGATCAAGCTGCAGAACTTCACCGACGGTCTCTCGCTGTTTCTGGTGGGTTTGTTCAAGAAACTGGCCCTGGCGAATTATCTCTCGCTGTATGTCGAGCGGGTGTACGACAACCCGAAGGCTTTCGGCGCGCCGGCGCTGGCGATGGCCACGTTCGCGTTTGCCTGGCAGATCTTTTTCGATTTCAGCGGCTACACGGATATGGCGCGGGGGTTGGCGCGGCTGATGGGGTTCCACTTGATCCTCAATTTCAACAATCCCTATCTGGCCACCGGCCTGGGCGAGTTTTGGACGCGCTGGCATATCAGCCTCTCGTCCTGGTTCCGGGATTATGTGTATATCCCGCTGGGGGGCAACCGCAACGGGGCTTTCCAGACGTACCGCAACCTGTTCATCACGTTTTTCATCTCGGGCGTGTGGCATGGGGCGGCGTGGACGTTCGCCATTTGGGGCGCGCTGCACGCCCTGGGGGTGATGATCACGCGCGAGTTGGAGCGTTCGGCCTATTACCGCGAGCGGGTGCCCCGCTTGCTCAAGCAGCTCGGGGTCTTCGCGTTCGTGTGCTTCACGTGGATCTTCTTCCGGGCGAACTCGCTGCCGGACGCGCTGTTGATCGTGCGCCGGCTCTTCACGGCGGCCTGGAGCGACCCGCAAATCCCGGCCCTGATGGTGGGGCTCGCGCTGGTGGTGTGGCTGTATCAGTTCCTCTACGAGTCCAAATTGCGGACACTGCTGGAAACGGGTGCGGCGCGGGTGGGTCTGGCGGTGGTGATGATCCTCTACATGTTCATCTTCTCATCGGGAGGTGGAACATTTATCTACTTTCAATTCTGA
- a CDS encoding SUMF1/EgtB/PvdO family nonheme iron enzyme, which produces MLGGCGPAGSEPGKTGEGAAVAAKGPAGEPFEVVSKSGVELVGLPGGEFTMGTSQGNPDEAPPHQVKLTGFLMDKYEVTQELLAKVQLPNPSHWNESPKKPVERLRWRDAKQYCNERSALEGLKPCYNEKTPEWTCDYTANGYRLPTEAEWEYACRAGMEGAYDFGAADKLRQNAWFAENADEKTHPVGQKKPNRWGLHDMYGNVAEWCEDVYSTNYYQASAPVDPPGPPSVGKDTKRVMRGGSWKASADMCRATFRQGQRTGDTDACFYTDYCGFRCVRRASPEEIEQLKAKPK; this is translated from the coding sequence TTGCTCGGCGGCTGCGGCCCGGCGGGTTCCGAACCCGGGAAGACCGGCGAGGGCGCGGCGGTGGCGGCCAAAGGGCCGGCGGGCGAACCGTTCGAGGTGGTGTCCAAATCGGGGGTGGAGTTGGTGGGGTTGCCCGGAGGCGAGTTCACCATGGGCACCAGCCAGGGCAATCCGGACGAGGCGCCGCCGCACCAGGTGAAGTTGACGGGTTTCCTGATGGACAAATACGAGGTGACGCAGGAGCTGCTCGCGAAGGTTCAACTGCCCAATCCGTCGCATTGGAACGAGAGCCCCAAGAAGCCGGTGGAGCGGCTGCGGTGGCGGGACGCCAAGCAGTATTGCAACGAGCGTTCGGCACTCGAGGGGCTCAAACCGTGTTACAACGAAAAGACGCCGGAATGGACGTGCGATTACACGGCCAACGGATATCGGCTACCCACCGAGGCGGAATGGGAATATGCCTGCCGCGCGGGGATGGAGGGCGCGTATGACTTCGGCGCGGCGGACAAGTTGCGCCAGAACGCTTGGTTCGCCGAAAACGCGGATGAGAAGACGCATCCGGTGGGGCAAAAGAAGCCAAATCGCTGGGGACTTCACGACATGTACGGGAATGTGGCCGAATGGTGCGAGGACGTCTACAGCACCAACTATTACCAGGCCAGCGCGCCGGTGGACCCGCCGGGGCCGCCGAGCGTGGGCAAGGACACCAAGCGCGTGATGCGGGGCGGGTCCTGGAAGGCCAGCGCGGACATGTGCCGGGCCACCTTCCGGCAGGGCCAGCGGACGGGGGACACCGACGCCTGTTTTTACACGGATTATTGCGGCTTTCGCTGCGTGCGGCGCGCGAGCCCCGAGGAAATCGAGCAACTCAAGGCCAAACCGAAATGA